One window of the Perca fluviatilis chromosome 5, GENO_Pfluv_1.0, whole genome shotgun sequence genome contains the following:
- the LOC120558716 gene encoding protein disulfide isomerase Creld1, protein MWWAWPFLPALVLLSELSFVRVQTAPCQTCRKLTESFIKGLERTANKNFGGGNTAWEEEKLAKYARSETRLLEIVEAACEKADFECNRLLEQIEDQVETWWFHRQQEAPDLFEWLCIEELRLCCPPGRFGPDCKECPSDPGGVCGGLGRCEGEGTRLGDGECVCDPGYSGRLCQSCADGYYREKSSNNSIGACAACYHSCKKCAGPQDYKCLECKAGWILHDNKCVDIDECGTELARCPSNTYCHNTEGSYECRGCDQACVGCMGSGPARCKKCARGYKLSGAKCLDIDECSDRAIACPGLNEACTNEEGSFHCDCADGFIRRDSICVENKPPAGPEKGLFDDMTDDEVLVLQQMFFGVVICAIATLAAKGDMVFTAIFIGGVAAMAGYWLTEKGDLMLDGFLKGR, encoded by the exons ATGTGGTGGGCCTGGCCATTCCTGCCTGCTCTGGTGCTTCTCTCAGAGCTCTCTTTTGTGAGAGTTCAGACTGCGCCATGCCAGACCTGCCGAAAACTCACAGAGAGTTTCATTAAG GGCTTAGAGAGAACAGCTAACAAAAACTTTGGGGGAGGAAACACTGCCTGGGAAGAAGAAAAGCTGGCCAAGTATGCACGCAG TGAGACTCGGCTCCTAGAGATAGTGGAAGCCGCTTGTGAAAAAGCAGATTTTGAATGTAACCGGCTGCTTGAGCAGATAGAGGACCAAGTGGAGACATGGTGGTTCCACAG GCAGCAGGAGGCACCGGACCTGTTTGAGTGGCTGTGCATAGAGGAGCTAAGACTCTGCTGTCCACCTGGACGCTTTGGACCTGACTGCAAAG AGTGTCCATCGGACCCTGGTGGTGTGTGTGGAGGTCTGGGCCGCTGCGAGGGGGAAGGGACTCGCCTCGGAGATGGAGAATGTGTCTGTGATCCTGGATACTCGGGCCGTCTGTGCCAGAGCTGTGCTGATGGCTATTATAGAGAGAAAAGCTCCAACAACAGCATAGGAGCCTGTGCAG CTTGCTACCACTCATGTAAGAAATGTGCGGGGCCACAGGACTACAAATGCCTCGAGTGCAAAGCCGGCTGGATCCTTCATGACAACAAGTGCGTGG ACATTGACGAGTGTGGTACAGAACTGGCTCGTTGTCCTTCTAACACCTACTGTCACAACACAGAAGGATCATATGAATGCAGAG GCTGTGACCAGGCATGTGTGGGCTGCATGGGTAGTGGTCCTGCCCGCTGTAAGAAGTGTGCACGTGGCTACAAATTGAGTGGAGCGAAGTGTCTTG ATATAGATGAATGTAGTGATCGTGCAATAGCATGCCCAGGACTCAATGAGGCCTGTACCAATGAGGAGGGCTCCTTCCACTGTGACTGTGCTGATGGATTCATTAGAAGAGATAGCATATGTGTTGAGAATAAGCCCCCTG CTGGCCCAGAGAAGGGGCTGTTTGACGATATGACAGATGATGAGGTCCTTGTACTGCAGCAGATGTTCTTTGGCGTTGTGATCTGTGCCATAGCAACGCTCGCCGCAAAGGGTGACATGGTTTTCACGGCCATTTTCATTGGAGGTGTAGCTGCTATGGCCGGATACTGGCTGACAGAAAAGGGAGACTTAATGCTGGATGGATTTCTGAAGGGACGCTAG
- the LOC120558718 gene encoding uncharacterized protein LOC120558718 isoform X2, producing the protein MMFPSISDSARLWTSSQSIPRLNPLHPPLVYKRTVSLETPAVHHHNHQRTLIMQRREHHRYHQVWRKPFYGTSSEREEYRKELREQLKKQMEEKCAALKLQLASKVKEAEYLREVDRLALSSERDLRIQHSKAMTAYRDENKRLMEQSWRDRALTRSQETLKERKLLCLNPINWSGTLK; encoded by the exons ATGATGTTTCCCAGCATCTCAGACTCTGCCCGGCTGTGGACAAGCAGTCAG AGTATTCCAAGACTGAACCCTTTACATCCACCTTTGGTCTATAAACGCACTGTCAGTCTGGAGACGCCAGCTGTTCACCACCACAACCACCAGAGGACACTGATTATGCAGAGGAGAGAGCACCACAG GTATCATCAAGTGTGGCGAAAACCTTTTTATGGAAccagcagtgagagagaagagtacag GAAGGAGTTGCGAGAGCAGTTAAAGAAGCAGATGGAGGAGAAATGTGCAGCTCTGAAACTGCAGCTGGCCAGTAAAGTGAAGGAAGCAGAGTATCTAAGAGAAGTGGACCGCCTCGCCCTGTCCAGTGAAAGAGACCTAAGGATCCAGCACAGCAAAGCAATGACAGCTTACAGAGATGAGAACAAGAGG ctaATGGAGCAGAGCTGGAGGGACAGAGCACTAACACGTTCCCAGGAGACCCTAAAGGAGAGAAAGCTGCTGTGTCTCAACCCCATTAACTGGAGTGGAACACTGAAATAG
- the LOC120558718 gene encoding uncharacterized protein LOC120558718 isoform X1, whose product MRLPAISIASTPVCIPHDTLPVRQSRSLVVTPMMFPSISDSARLWTSSQSIPRLNPLHPPLVYKRTVSLETPAVHHHNHQRTLIMQRREHHRYHQVWRKPFYGTSSEREEYRKELREQLKKQMEEKCAALKLQLASKVKEAEYLREVDRLALSSERDLRIQHSKAMTAYRDENKRLMEQSWRDRALTRSQETLKERKLLCLNPINWSGTLK is encoded by the exons ATGAGACTAC CAGCCATCTCTATAGCTTCCACACCAGTGTGTATTCCTCACGATACACTTCCTGTCCGACAGAGTCGCAGCCTGGTGGTCACTCCGATGATGTTTCCCAGCATCTCAGACTCTGCCCGGCTGTGGACAAGCAGTCAG AGTATTCCAAGACTGAACCCTTTACATCCACCTTTGGTCTATAAACGCACTGTCAGTCTGGAGACGCCAGCTGTTCACCACCACAACCACCAGAGGACACTGATTATGCAGAGGAGAGAGCACCACAG GTATCATCAAGTGTGGCGAAAACCTTTTTATGGAAccagcagtgagagagaagagtacag GAAGGAGTTGCGAGAGCAGTTAAAGAAGCAGATGGAGGAGAAATGTGCAGCTCTGAAACTGCAGCTGGCCAGTAAAGTGAAGGAAGCAGAGTATCTAAGAGAAGTGGACCGCCTCGCCCTGTCCAGTGAAAGAGACCTAAGGATCCAGCACAGCAAAGCAATGACAGCTTACAGAGATGAGAACAAGAGG ctaATGGAGCAGAGCTGGAGGGACAGAGCACTAACACGTTCCCAGGAGACCCTAAAGGAGAGAAAGCTGCTGTGTCTCAACCCCATTAACTGGAGTGGAACACTGAAATAG